Proteins encoded together in one Otariodibacter oris window:
- the rpsJ gene encoding 30S ribosomal protein S10 yields MQNQRIRIRLKAFDHRLIDQSTAEIVETAKRTGAQVRGPIPLPTRKERFTVLISPHVNKDARDQYEIRTHKRLVDIVEPTEKTVDALMRLDLAAGVDVQISLG; encoded by the coding sequence ATGCAGAACCAAAGAATCCGTATCCGCTTGAAAGCTTTTGATCATCGTTTAATTGATCAATCTACAGCGGAGATCGTAGAAACAGCTAAACGTACAGGGGCGCAAGTTCGTGGTCCGATTCCTTTACCAACACGTAAAGAACGTTTCACTGTATTGATTTCACCACACGTTAACAAAGACGCACGTGATCAATATGAGATTCGTACCCACAAACGTTTAGTGGATATTGTTGAGCCAACAGAAAAAACTGTTGATGCGTTAATGCGTTTAGATTTGGCTGCCGGCGTTGACGTGCAGATCAGCCTAGGTTAA
- a CDS encoding TfoX/Sxy family DNA transformation protein yields MTYIEMQTQEIRNLLLPILGQTTAKTYFSYYGIFKDCIMIGLYKEGLFYLKISEKFFSDLNQYQEITSLSDPNIKQSSKYYFMPNIILNNIEKHSDWFTDSFADIKQAKDTSYLQKRNRISSLPNMNLNLARTLKKVNVITKEDLIDKGEVCIFVDLIKLGIDVDHIILFKLYGAINNQFIYTMSTNIKLHLLKDANQALNHAGLRKRFNINL; encoded by the coding sequence ATGACTTACATAGAAATGCAAACACAAGAAATTCGTAACTTACTTCTACCCATACTTGGTCAAACTACCGCAAAAACTTATTTTTCCTATTATGGAATATTCAAAGATTGCATCATGATAGGACTCTATAAAGAAGGATTATTCTATCTAAAAATTTCGGAAAAATTCTTTTCAGATTTAAATCAATACCAGGAGATTACCAGTTTATCAGATCCTAATATTAAACAATCAAGTAAATATTATTTTATGCCTAACATTATTCTAAATAATATAGAAAAACATAGTGATTGGTTCACTGATAGTTTTGCTGATATAAAACAAGCGAAAGATACATCTTATTTACAAAAAAGGAATAGAATCAGTTCATTGCCTAATATGAATTTAAATTTAGCAAGAACACTCAAAAAAGTGAACGTAATAACGAAAGAGGATTTAATTGACAAAGGGGAAGTTTGTATCTTTGTCGATCTGATCAAACTTGGTATAGACGTAGATCATATTATCTTGTTCAAACTATATGGAGCAATAAACAACCAATTTATTTATACCATGTCCACTAATATAAAGCTGCATCTACTGAAAGATGCAAATCAAGCCCTAAATCATGCGGGACTGAGAAAAAGGTTTAACATAAATTTATGA
- the fumC gene encoding class II fumarate hydratase yields MEFRIEKDTMGEVKVPANRYWAAQTERSRNNFKIGPEGSMPKEIIEAFGYLKKAAAYANHDLGVLPVDKRDLIATACDEILANKLEGEFPLVIWQTGSGTQSNMNVNEVVANRAHVLNGGKLGEKSIIHPNDDVNKSQSSNDTYPTAMHIAAYKKVVEHTLPAVKRLQKTLADKSEAFKDVVKIGRTHLMDATPLTLGQEFSAYAAQLSFGIKALEHTLPHLSELALGGTAVGTGLNTPQGYDVKVAEYIAKFTGLPFVTAQNKFEALATHDAIVETHGALKQLAVSLYKIANDVRLLASGPRSGIGEILIPENEPGSSIMPGKVNPTQCEAMTMVCAQVLGNDTTISFAGTQGHFQLNVYKPVMAFNFLQSAQLLGDACISFEEHCASGIEPNHPRIKQQLEQSLMLVTALNTHIGYENAAKIAKTAHKNGTTLKEEAINLGLLTEEQFDEWVRPEDMVGSLK; encoded by the coding sequence ATGGAATTTCGTATCGAAAAAGACACGATGGGCGAAGTTAAAGTACCAGCCAATCGCTATTGGGCAGCCCAAACTGAACGCTCTCGTAATAATTTTAAAATTGGACCTGAAGGTTCGATGCCTAAAGAAATTATTGAGGCATTTGGTTATCTGAAAAAAGCGGCGGCTTATGCAAACCATGATTTAGGCGTGCTTCCTGTAGACAAACGCGATCTGATTGCAACCGCTTGTGATGAAATCCTCGCAAATAAGTTAGAGGGAGAATTTCCACTCGTTATTTGGCAAACTGGTTCAGGTACACAATCTAACATGAATGTAAATGAAGTCGTTGCTAATCGTGCTCACGTTTTAAATGGCGGAAAATTAGGTGAAAAATCAATTATTCACCCTAATGATGATGTAAATAAATCTCAATCATCTAATGATACTTATCCAACCGCAATGCATATTGCTGCATACAAAAAAGTAGTGGAACATACACTTCCAGCAGTAAAACGTTTACAAAAAACATTAGCTGATAAATCAGAAGCATTTAAAGATGTTGTAAAAATCGGACGTACTCACTTAATGGATGCCACTCCATTAACTCTAGGACAAGAATTTTCAGCTTATGCAGCTCAGCTTTCTTTCGGCATTAAAGCCCTAGAACATACCCTACCTCATTTATCTGAATTAGCGCTAGGCGGTACTGCTGTTGGTACAGGATTAAATACACCACAAGGTTATGATGTAAAAGTTGCAGAATATATTGCTAAATTTACAGGTTTACCATTTGTAACTGCACAAAATAAATTTGAAGCTTTAGCTACTCATGATGCAATCGTAGAAACTCACGGAGCATTAAAACAATTAGCTGTTTCACTGTATAAAATTGCGAATGACGTTCGTTTATTAGCCTCTGGTCCTCGCTCTGGAATCGGTGAAATCTTAATTCCTGAAAATGAACCAGGTTCATCTATCATGCCAGGTAAAGTAAACCCAACACAATGTGAAGCAATGACAATGGTATGTGCACAAGTATTAGGTAATGATACAACTATCTCATTTGCGGGTACACAAGGACATTTCCAATTAAATGTATATAAACCTGTTATGGCATTTAATTTCCTACAATCAGCCCAATTGTTAGGCGATGCTTGTATTTCATTTGAAGAACACTGTGCATCAGGTATTGAACCAAACCATCCAAGAATCAAACAACAATTGGAACAATCTTTAATGTTAGTTACCGCGTTAAATACCCATATTGGTTATGAGAATGCGGCTAAGATAGCAAAAACTGCACATAAAAATGGTACAACATTAAAAGAAGAAGCTATTAATTTAGGCTTATTGACGGAAGAACAGTTTGATGAATGGGTCAGACCAGAAGATATGGTTGGTAGTCTAAAATAA
- the sfsA gene encoding DNA/RNA nuclease SfsA, whose product MQLPTLSQGTLLRRYKRFLADILLPTGETVTIHCPNTGAMTGCANEGDTVWFSTSDNPKRKYPNTWELTQTIHGDFICVNTQRANQLVAEALENRWISELAEYTQILPEQKYGEENSRIDFLLKQSGMNDCFVEVKSTTLLTDNGEGLFPDAKTERGQKHLRELALLPSQNKQAVIFFAVLHSGITSFKVAEHIDKKYAELLEQAIQQGVRVLIYKAEFEFSGNIPTGLQLRHSL is encoded by the coding sequence ATGCAACTTCCAACCTTATCACAGGGAACATTACTTCGTCGTTATAAACGTTTTTTAGCAGACATACTTTTACCCACAGGTGAAACAGTTACGATTCATTGCCCCAATACAGGTGCGATGACAGGTTGTGCCAATGAAGGAGATACGGTGTGGTTTTCGACTTCTGATAACCCGAAGAGAAAATACCCGAATACTTGGGAATTAACTCAAACAATCCACGGAGATTTTATTTGTGTTAATACTCAAAGAGCGAATCAATTGGTAGCAGAGGCATTAGAAAATAGATGGATCAGTGAGTTAGCAGAATATACGCAGATTTTACCTGAACAGAAGTATGGGGAAGAGAACAGCCGTATTGATTTTTTATTGAAACAATCGGGGATGAATGATTGTTTTGTGGAGGTAAAATCGACCACATTATTGACGGATAATGGGGAGGGGCTGTTTCCTGATGCCAAAACAGAGAGAGGTCAAAAGCATTTAAGAGAACTTGCATTATTACCAAGCCAAAACAAACAAGCCGTCATTTTCTTCGCGGTTCTACATTCAGGTATTACAAGTTTTAAAGTAGCTGAACATATAGATAAAAAGTATGCGGAATTATTAGAACAGGCAATTCAGCAAGGAGTTAGGGTACTAATTTATAAAGCAGAATTTGAATTTAGCGGCAATATACCTACAGGGCTGCAATTGAGACACTCATTGTAA
- a CDS encoding YqaE/Pmp3 family membrane protein, whose protein sequence is MRLLIAFLLPWLTFFTIGRPISGIICLILQITLLGWIPATIWAVYALSQYNTDQKIKNSFGK, encoded by the coding sequence ATGCGTTTATTAATCGCTTTTTTATTACCATGGTTAACCTTTTTTACCATTGGGCGTCCAATCTCAGGAATTATCTGTTTGATTTTACAAATTACCTTATTAGGTTGGATTCCTGCAACCATTTGGGCTGTTTACGCTTTGTCTCAATATAATACCGATCAAAAAATCAAAAATAGTTTTGGTAAATAA